The Afifella aestuarii genomic interval AGAAGCGGCCGAACGCGTCCTGCAGCGCCTCATCGGCAAGGCTTGCCGGCGCGACGGCGACGAGGCAGCGCTCCCGGCCTCTCGCGATGAAGGGGAACGGCTTGAAGGGCGCGTAGCCGCAGAGATCGTCGGCCATCAACTCACGCACATCCTTCACGATCGGGCCGCGATAGAACCGGCTCGCATGGTGGAGGGGGCGCACCTGCGACACGCGTGTGAACGGCCTCAGAAGGGCCGAAAGCCGCGCAATCCGCCGCTTGCGCCCGACATGGCTCTCAAACGGCGGCACCTGCTCGAGCGTCGGCAGGCTCCAATGTTCGACCCGTGTCACGTCCCGGACCAGTGCGAGACCCGGCCGCTTCGGTCGCTCGAAGGCGAGCCGCGACAATTCGTTGAGCGGAATGAGCGCGATGAGAGCCTCGGCGGCTTCGATGTCCTTGCGGGCGCGGCGCGTGTCGCCGATGAAGCGGCTCGCATGATCGGCGGCACGAATGAAAAGGATGTGCGGGCCGGAAAGGGGCTCTGCCAGTGCTTCGAAGAAGAGGCTGCGCAGATGCTGCGGCCATTCCATGTCGGCCGCGGCGCGCCCGTAATGGGCAACGAGAATCGGCGGAACGTCGTGCTCGTGAATGCCGGAGAGATGCTTTTCGAAGAGGGTCGCTGCTTCCCGCAACGTCAATGTGCGGCCGGGCAAAAGCGGGTCCGATGTCGCCCGGATCTCGCCGGTCTCAAGGTCGGCCATCAGGAAACGCGGCGCTTCCTCGTGCTCGTCGGCAAGGATCGCCGAGCGGGCGAAGAGATCGGAATGCTTGCGCTGCATCCCCGCCATGATCTCGTCGGTCTGGCGGCGCGACTGCGCGACCATGCTTTCCGGACGCACGCGATAAAGAAAGCCCGGATCGGTGACACGCACGCCGTGAAAGCCGGCTTCGCGGGCCGACAGCCAGAAATCCCAGTCTTCGAGGCCGAATTTCATCGTCTCGTCGTAGAAGACACCGGCGCGAAAGACCTCGGACCGCACCAGACTGCCCGCCTCGCTGATATTGCCGCGGCGATGCCGGAGCGCGGAATCGGCGAGCGTGGTTTCGCGCACATCGACGCCGTCGACCATGGGCGTCAGGCCGAAAGCGTGCACGTCCGGAAAGGCCCAGCCGGCGCTGTCCTCCGCGCCGAGGGCGGCCGCATAGGCGGCAAGTGCGTAATTCTCCAGCCTGTTATCGGCATCGAGAAAGAAGATCGCGTCGGTATCCGGAAAGAGCCCCAGAAGCGTGCGCACGCCGGTGTTGCGGGCCGCCGACAGGCCGCCATTTCTCTGGCGCAGGCTGATCACCCGCCCCGGATAGCGCGCCCGACAGGCCGTCAGCGCATGTTGGGTTTCCGGATTCGGACAGCCGTCGTCGACGACGGCCACCACATGGGGTGTCGCAAGCATCTGCTCGCAGGCGCTTTTCACCGCTTCGACGGCAAAGCGCGAATGGCCGTAGACCGGCACGACGACGCCGATCCGCCGAAAGCTGGACGGCCCGTCATTGCCGGTGAGGAGCGGGCCCCGCATCACTTCTCCGAACGAGGCTTTGCCTTGCCACCGGTGAGCTCAAGGCGATGCGCGCCCTTGCCGGCGACCGTGAGATCCAGCCCATACCAGCGGCACCAGGCAAAGCTGATATGTCCGGAAAGACTGCGGATGGTGCATAGAAGGTCGGCAGGCTGTGCGAGCGGCGTCTGAAGCTCGATGGCAAAATCGTGCCGCTCATTGGGCTTCGTGTTCACCTTCGCGGCTGCGATGACGAAATCGGGCCGGGCGGTGTCGCCGTCTTCGACGAAGCGCTCCATCGCCCCGGCGAAGGCGGCGGGGTCTTCCTCGCCCGCACCGCGCTCGATAAGTAACAGCCCGTATTCCGCATCGGGTCCCAGACGGTGGCTCGTCATCACCCGCGCGCCGACACGAACGAGTCCTTCGGGCAGGATGCCGACACCGCGCGCCCCCGAAAGGCCGTCCGGCAAAGGATGCGTCTGCATGAAGTTTTCGACGTCGGAGATCTCGAAAACCGAAAACCCGAGGCCTTCGGATGCGCGGCGACCTTCGCTGTCGCCGAACATGTAGCTCATCCGGCTTTTCAGTTCCGCGAAGGGGATGCGCCGGGCAAAGGGCGGTTCGAGTTCGCTCCGCAGCGCCTCGATCTTTTCGACCTCCATGTGCGATGCGCTCAATGCGATCTCGACGCCTGAGGAATTGCGGAGTGCCAGGACGACGTCCATCGGCCGCTCGGTCGGGCCTGTGAATGTCAGCCGCAATGTCGTGCGCGTCGCCTTCGGCAGGCGGCGGGTGAGCGAGGCCGGCAGGTTCGCTGTCGTGCCGGCATCCTGCGCGAAGATCGCTTCGACGACCTGACGCAGCTCGTCCGCATCGCGCAGAAGGAGGTCCTGGCTCGGGATCGCGAGGATGGCGGTTTCGATCTCTTCATCTACATCGTCGGCGGCGCGCGCGAGATCGACGGAGACGGTGAGCGTGCCGGGCTTGATGGCATCCGCAAGCCGGAAGCCGCCGATCTTTCCAGGAAGGGTGCGCAGGCCGATCTGACCATTGCTGTCGGTTGCCGAAAGTGGGCCGCCCTTGCTGGTTTGCCGAAGGATCGCCTCTTCGGCGGCGCCGAAGATATAATGCAGCCGACGAGAGAGCCCCGCCGTATCGAGCGGGGCACGGGAGATCCGCAAAGCCGCACGGTTCGCTGCAGGAAACGCTTCGGTGGAAAGGCCCTTCCAGACTTTGAGCGCGAGCGAACCCGCGCTGTCGGGATCGATCAGGCCGAAACGGTCGGTCGTCTCGTCCGTGAGCGACAGGAGCGGTGCGGCGACCTTTGCGTCTCGGAGGAAGGAGACGGTGAGGACGCCATCGCCGTGGATCGGACCGACGGCCTTTTCCAGAACGATATCGTTCCAGCCGGCCTTCAAATCCGTAGAGGCAATCTCCGCCCGGGCGAGGCTCTGCCGCAGATCGGGGGGCCCGAGCGTGACGATGATCTGGCCGGAGGTCTTCTTGGGCGTGACGACATAAAGACTGACGGCATTGATGCCCGCGAGATCGACCGGCAAACGCTGGACGAGCGAGGTCGCCTCCACGTCGCCGCCAGGGCCGATCGTGCGATCGCCGTCCGGCACCTCATAGGCGAGCATGCGTGTGGAATAGCCGAGCGCCTCGACCATTTCGCGGCCGAGGCGAAGCTGCAGCTGTTGCCACTCGGCGTGCTGGCGCATCTCGGCAAGCTCGCTCTCGCGCCGGCCGAGGACCTCTTCCTGGATGGCGAGGCGATGGCTCATCGCCGGCAAGAGCGCATGGGTGAAGCGTAAGAGCGCCGCATCGGTCTCGGTCGCGTCGATGACGGCAAGAGAGGGGACGGGCCGCGCGTCGTGCCGCTTGAACAAGCCGACGAGCTTTGCCGCGATCTCCTGTTCGCCGTCGCCGCAGGCAATCAGGAAGACGCCGTGCGGGATGGCGTCGATGAGGACATGGGCGGCCGCGCCCGGATGCGATCCTGAGGATCTGAGCCGGCCATCCTGATCAAACAGCGTGACGGAAGTCGGAAGATGCGACAGGTCTCCGAGACGTTCGGCAAGGCTTTCGGAGACGAACACCTGGCTCGACGCTCCGAAGATCTGTTGGGCGCTGTCGGGATCGACGAAAATCCCGCTGGAAAAGGCGGTCGGATCCGGCACGTCAGGCGACCTTCTTTCTGCGCCACCGCTCGAGATGGCCCTGAGCCTCTGGGCCCCCGGCGAGATAGCCCTTCAGGCGGGCTTTGTTGAGCTTGTGCCGATAGGCGATCTCCTCGTCGCCGATCCCGTGGGTGCGTCCCCAGGCGGTGTCGGCGGCATTGAGGGCGGCGAGCGTCTTCTCGAGAGTGGCGGCATCTTCCATGAGGACGTAGCCGAAATGCTCGTAGAAGAACCGCGCCTCGATCATCGAACGCTCTTCGGTCTCCGCTTCGTCGTAATCATGCGAATGATAGACGATGGCATTCGGTGCGAAGACTTTCTGATAGCCGGCCGCGACGATGTCCTCGGCGTAGAGCTGGTCTTCGCCGAAGGGAACGTCGCGATAAGGGATCTTCTCCCAAACGGAACGCCGCAGGCAGGAATTGTTGTCGCTGTAGTAATGCAGCTGCTGCCGCCATTGGATGTCGCCCGCCGCGTAGCGTGCGGGATCGAGATCCTTGGAGACGGCGAGCGGCATTTCGAAGAATTGCCGGAAATGCTGGTCGATGTCGCGCTTGGTAAAGGCGCTCGCGGCTTCCCAGGCGAGATGGTGACCGAAGGCGCCGGCGGCATCCGGATAATGGTCGAGCATCATCACGAGATTGGCGAGCCAGCCTTCGTTCGTCGGCAGCGCATCCTGGGTGAGAAAGGCGATGTAATCGCCGCTCGTCAGCTCAACGCCGAGATTGCGCGTGCGGCCATGGCCGAACTCCGATTTGTCGATGCGGTGCAGCATGACCGAATCGTCCGCCTCGATGCGCTCCATCGTGCCGTCGCTCGAGCCACTGTCGATGACGAGGATCTCGAACGGCTCGTGCAGCTTCTGCGCCTTCACCCGCTCGATGACGTCGAGGAGGAGCGGCCCGCCGTTTAGGGTCGGGATGACGACGGAGGCTTTCGGTGTGGCCCGCGGGACCCCCGGCGCAAGCCGGGCGTGCCCGAGTTCCTGAAGCCGGTCGACGATGCCTTTTTCGATGACGTCGGCAGCGCCTTCCCAGCTGAACTGGGAGACCCAGTTGAGGGCCTTGCGCGCCTGTGTGGCGCGGCGCTCGCCATCGAAGAGCAGCGCTTCGATGGCATCGGCGAGAGCGTCGGGATTGGCGCCCGCGCGCGACACCACGCCCTCGGGATAGATCGCCTTGGTGCTTTCCACATCGAGCTCGACCACCGGCAGGCCGCAGGCCATCATTTCCTGCGGAACGAGCGAGTAGTTCGTGGCCGAGAAGACGACGCCGATCGTGGCGGAACGGTAGAGCCGGCTGAGCTCCTGCGGCGGCAGCGTCCCATGCTGCACGAAAGGGAAGGGCGCTGTCTCGATCGGCTCTTCGGAACCGAAGAAATCGACGATGAATTCGTGTCCGCGCCGCGCCAGCACCTCGAGCGCCAGAAGGCCGAGATCGACAGCGCGCCTGGCGGTGAAGCGGCGGGCGTAAAGCGCGATCCGCGGAAGCGCTTCCGCGTTGGCGGCAGGCGCCGAGCGCGGGCTTGCCGGATAATAAACATCGCGATCGGCCGCGAGGTGGAAATGGCGCGTCCAGCGGCCGAAATTCTCCTCAAGCGTTTGTGACAGCCACGGGCTCGCGCACAGGCAATCGACGTCACTTCGATAGGTGGTTTCCGCCAAAAGCGCTTCGGCGCCGCGGGCAAAGAAGAACGGCTCGTAATCCTGCACGAAGTAGAAGCAGCGCTTCACGTGCTGCATCGAACGGGCCGGCCACACCGACGCCCAGTCGGTCGCGATGACGACATCGCCTTGAGCATCGACGAAACCCTCCTCGTCGATGAGGCGGATGTCGGCATCGATCGTCTGATAATGGCGCACGACGTCGTCGTAGGCCCCGTCGAGCGGCTCTTTCGGATCGCGGTTATGGATCCAGACCGTCTGGCGGTGACCGCGCAGACCGAGGGCGCGCACCATCCGGAAGATGGTCATATGGCCGCCGCCGCCGGTCCCGAAATCCGGGATCACCCAATGCAGGACGAGGCGGTTCGGTATGAAACTGCCATGCGCATCGGCGGTCTCGGCGGGCCGGTGATCCAGCGGGTAACGCAGAAAGCTTCCCTTGCAGCAATGCGCGTCCCGTCGCCCGAGATTGATGCGATGCCCGGGCTTTGCGGGATCGACCGGCCTGAGCGCGGGCGCCTGCGGCAGCCCCTCCTTCATGAAGCGCGCGATCGGCTCCCCGTCGCGTGGCGACCAGCCGGTGAGGTCGCTGTAATGCGTGAGACTGAAAGCCGCCGACGGGTCGCAGCCATTCTGCCAGCCATGGCGCAGATAGTGCAGTATCGGAGGCAGGCCGCGCAGCGCGTAGCGGTGCTCCTTCGTGTACCAGGACGGGTCGAAATATGGATTGGGGCTGCGGCCTTCGCGGATGCCCCAGTCGATGTAATGTCGAAGCGGATCGGGCACGGCGACGACGTCGGGATATTTCCCGCGATACCAGGTCTCGTGCAGAAGCCCGCTTTCCGAAATCTCGTCATAAGCGCCGCGCGGGATCGTCATCGGCTCGCGTTCGACGTCTGCACGGCCGGTGGCGACGAGAAACTGCTCGTAGGCCGTGAGCTTCTTTTGCGAGAGGTCGGGGTGGTCACGCAGATAGGCGGCAGCGTCGAAGGTGGGCGAGGGGTTGCGGCCTTCGGTGCAGCCGACCTGAAGGTAATGGATGAGAGGGTTGATCTCCGCGGCCCGAATGTCGGGGTAGGCAGTCAGATAA includes:
- a CDS encoding glycosyltransferase family A protein → MRGPLLTGNDGPSSFRRIGVVVPVYGHSRFAVEAVKSACEQMLATPHVVAVVDDGCPNPETQHALTACRARYPGRVISLRQRNGGLSAARNTGVRTLLGLFPDTDAIFFLDADNRLENYALAAYAAALGAEDSAGWAFPDVHAFGLTPMVDGVDVRETTLADSALRHRRGNISEAGSLVRSEVFRAGVFYDETMKFGLEDWDFWLSAREAGFHGVRVTDPGFLYRVRPESMVAQSRRQTDEIMAGMQRKHSDLFARSAILADEHEEAPRFLMADLETGEIRATSDPLLPGRTLTLREAATLFEKHLSGIHEHDVPPILVAHYGRAAADMEWPQHLRSLFFEALAEPLSGPHILFIRAADHASRFIGDTRRARKDIEAAEALIALIPLNELSRLAFERPKRPGLALVRDVTRVEHWSLPTLEQVPPFESHVGRKRRIARLSALLRPFTRVSQVRPLHHASRFYRGPIVKDVRELMADDLCGYAPFKPFPFIARGRERCLVAVAPASLADEALQDAFGRFCERLSRAGLRLSLALDGQTANPAFARAARAADFENILLDPVPAPPPSDFGFMGSDIPVQDPSKHARLMALARGHDALITFGITDFLPFAGEAKGDKIFTILALDDILVERDAVRDRDPVTVAAAYEHAHHVIAAGAKARKALANCGVPSSRLVPTEALAFTIKSRLAR
- a CDS encoding DUF6212 domain-containing protein → MPDPTAFSSGIFVDPDSAQQIFGASSQVFVSESLAERLGDLSHLPTSVTLFDQDGRLRSSGSHPGAAAHVLIDAIPHGVFLIACGDGEQEIAAKLVGLFKRHDARPVPSLAVIDATETDAALLRFTHALLPAMSHRLAIQEEVLGRRESELAEMRQHAEWQQLQLRLGREMVEALGYSTRMLAYEVPDGDRTIGPGGDVEATSLVQRLPVDLAGINAVSLYVVTPKKTSGQIIVTLGPPDLRQSLARAEIASTDLKAGWNDIVLEKAVGPIHGDGVLTVSFLRDAKVAAPLLSLTDETTDRFGLIDPDSAGSLALKVWKGLSTEAFPAANRAALRISRAPLDTAGLSRRLHYIFGAAEEAILRQTSKGGPLSATDSNGQIGLRTLPGKIGGFRLADAIKPGTLTVSVDLARAADDVDEEIETAILAIPSQDLLLRDADELRQVVEAIFAQDAGTTANLPASLTRRLPKATRTTLRLTFTGPTERPMDVVLALRNSSGVEIALSASHMEVEKIEALRSELEPPFARRIPFAELKSRMSYMFGDSEGRRASEGLGFSVFEISDVENFMQTHPLPDGLSGARGVGILPEGLVRVGARVMTSHRLGPDAEYGLLLIERGAGEEDPAAFAGAMERFVEDGDTARPDFVIAAAKVNTKPNERHDFAIELQTPLAQPADLLCTIRSLSGHISFAWCRWYGLDLTVAGKGAHRLELTGGKAKPRSEK
- a CDS encoding glycosyltransferase encodes the protein MNATLKRTLKRYLLPFTGSMRLLRAHPILMNGQWYLENNPDVARAEIDPIEHFHRIGWKEGRNPSEHFDVTYYLTAYPDIRAAEINPLIHYLQVGCTEGRNPSPTFDAAAYLRDHPDLSQKKLTAYEQFLVATGRADVEREPMTIPRGAYDEISESGLLHETWYRGKYPDVVAVPDPLRHYIDWGIREGRSPNPYFDPSWYTKEHRYALRGLPPILHYLRHGWQNGCDPSAAFSLTHYSDLTGWSPRDGEPIARFMKEGLPQAPALRPVDPAKPGHRINLGRRDAHCCKGSFLRYPLDHRPAETADAHGSFIPNRLVLHWVIPDFGTGGGGHMTIFRMVRALGLRGHRQTVWIHNRDPKEPLDGAYDDVVRHYQTIDADIRLIDEEGFVDAQGDVVIATDWASVWPARSMQHVKRCFYFVQDYEPFFFARGAEALLAETTYRSDVDCLCASPWLSQTLEENFGRWTRHFHLAADRDVYYPASPRSAPAANAEALPRIALYARRFTARRAVDLGLLALEVLARRGHEFIVDFFGSEEPIETAPFPFVQHGTLPPQELSRLYRSATIGVVFSATNYSLVPQEMMACGLPVVELDVESTKAIYPEGVVSRAGANPDALADAIEALLFDGERRATQARKALNWVSQFSWEGAADVIEKGIVDRLQELGHARLAPGVPRATPKASVVIPTLNGGPLLLDVIERVKAQKLHEPFEILVIDSGSSDGTMERIEADDSVMLHRIDKSEFGHGRTRNLGVELTSGDYIAFLTQDALPTNEGWLANLVMMLDHYPDAAGAFGHHLAWEAASAFTKRDIDQHFRQFFEMPLAVSKDLDPARYAAGDIQWRQQLHYYSDNNSCLRRSVWEKIPYRDVPFGEDQLYAEDIVAAGYQKVFAPNAIVYHSHDYDEAETEERSMIEARFFYEHFGYVLMEDAATLEKTLAALNAADTAWGRTHGIGDEEIAYRHKLNKARLKGYLAGGPEAQGHLERWRRKKVA